A single window of Vigna radiata var. radiata cultivar VC1973A chromosome 4, Vradiata_ver6, whole genome shotgun sequence DNA harbors:
- the LOC106758317 gene encoding endoribonuclease Dicer homolog 2 isoform X2: MESMLSLSVHGREKRKREDTESADQRDKKAMEGALSMAIHPHTKQQKITRDVLPLARSYQLEALDKAIRENTIVYLETGSGKTLIAIMLLRSYAHHFRKPSPFIAVFLVPQVVLVSQQAEAVKMHTDLKVGVYWGEKGVDFWDAATWKQEMDKHEVLIMTPVILLNCLRHSFLKLNMIKVLIMDECHHARGRHPYARIMTEFYHHQLHSGSSDLPRIFGMTASPIKTKVGKSESSLSENIRKLMTLMHSKVYTCASEAVITEFIPTSTPKLKFYDENGIQFVLFEEIASKLKMLKDQHELTLESSDFTRSAAESAQKRITKMFDALIFSLGELGVWLALKAADSLSSSEFDSFSWGPSGDKVAKNFILACIDTLKSYLQCDAKWSIGDNIKFDLEMGLLTSKVCCLIDSILDYRVLRDMRCIIFVERIITAVVLEDLFNTLLPKYNNWKTKFIAGHNFRLKNQSRNKQNEIVEEFRMGLVNIIVATSILEEGIDVQSCNVVIRFDPSPTVCSFIQSRGRARMKNSDYILMVERGDSATRSRLEKYLASVDIMRKESLRHSSLPCDPFEGDDFDKEAYHVASTGAVANLSSSISLVYLYCSRLPADGYFKPTPRWDKETGTLCLPKSCPLQPIRVVGDKKLLKNIACLEACKQLHKIGALNDNLVPDIVIKAAEVEEFGNEPYDDIQPTYVPFGLVSCVSTNSHTIYHCYLMQLSQNFSYDIFVEDIFLAMRIELDPEIVCSQFDMGFDRGSVSVKLKYKGTINLSQDEVLLCKNFQVTLLRILIHHDMNELPIGLDKSYLQDDVGIDYLLLPAIGKGEKSLVNWLAINSVNASKVTCTYHQPHIRTKSGLVCTCKLQNALVCTSHASGKNYFYITTGVMELDGNSPLELRVGGFTTYKNYYEQHHGISLQFEHQQLLKARHNFQAKNYCDGLKQSKEREASKAFVELPPELCSIIMSPIKDSIIYTFSFIPSIMHRIESLLAAFNLKKMHLDHCAQNETQIVKVLEAITSKRCNESFHYESLETLGDSFLKYAASKKLYETYESDHEGLLSVRRAKMISNAALCKLGCSSGLPGFIRNEPFDPHSWIIPGDKSGSFKIEELIIKGKQIYISGKRKLKRKLIADVVEALIGAFLSTGGEKAALLFMDWVGIKVNFNKVPYERHFDILPEKLINVSHLESQLNYSFHDSSLLVEALTHGSYVLPEVRRCYQRLEFLGDSVLDYLITWHLYKKYPGMSPGQLTDMRSASVNNDCYAWSAIKHGLHKHVLHTSQELHKHISISLNSFDKLSSSSTFGYESEISLPKVLGDIIESLAGAILVDSGYNKEVVWESIRPLLEPLVTPDTLKLHPIRELQELIQKRNYNILQKDVKRKDGVTTYIMEVEADGIIHHYEYLGHALKDTAKKIVYKEILNSLKEEQL; the protein is encoded by the exons CAAGCTGAAGCTGTGAAAATGCATACCGATTTGAAAGTGGGTGTGTATTGGGGAGAAAAGGGAGTTGACTTCTGGGATGCAGCGACATGGAAACAAGAAATGGATAAACACgag GTGCTTATCATGACTCCTGTAATATTGCTCAACTGTTTGAGGCACAGCTTCCTCAAACTGAATATGATTAAGGTTTTGATAATGGATGAATGCCATCATGCTAGGGGTAGACACCCTTATGCCCGCATCATGACT GAGTTTTATCATCATCAGTTACATTCTGGTAGCTCTGACCTCCCTCGAATTTTTGGTATGACTGCATCCCCAATTAAGACGAAAG TTGGAAAATCTGAATCATCCTTGTCAGAGAATATTCGGAAACTAATGACTCTAATGCATTCGAAG GTATATACATGTGCAAGTGAAGCTGTCATCACTGAGTTCATACCAACGTCAAcaccaaaattgaaattttacgATGAGAATGGAATTCAATTTgtattatttgaagaaataGCGTCTAAGCTCAAGATGTTAAAAGATCAG CATGAACTCACTCTAGAAAGTTCAGATTTCACTAGATCAGCTGCTGAGTCTGcacaaaaaagaataacaaagaTGTTTGATGCTTTGATATTTAGTCTGGGCGAGCTTGGTGTTTGGTTGGCTTTGAAG GCTGCTGATTCTTTATCTTCTAGTGAATTTGATTCGTTTTCATGGGGACCCTCTGGGGATAAAGTTgctaaaaactttattttggcGTGTATAGACACACTAAAAAGTTACTTGCAATGTG ATGCTAAGTGGTCTATTGGTGACAATATTAAATTCGATTTGGAGATGGGGCTGTTGACCTCCAAAGTTTGCTGTCTTATAGACTCTATACTTGATTACAG GGTTTTGAGAGACATGAGATGCATAATTTTTGTTGAAAGGATCATTACCGCCGTTGTACTTGAAGATTTATTCAATACCTTGCTTCCAAAGTACAATAACTGGAAGACTAAATTCATTGCTGGACACAACTTTAGATTGAAAAATCAGTCAAGGAATAAACAGAATGAAATTGTGGAAGAATTTCGAATGGGATTG GTCAACATCATTGTTGCAACATCAATTCTTGAAGAGGGTATAGATGTTCAAAGTTGCAATGTAGTTATTAGATTTGATCCATCTCCTACAGTGTGCAGTTTCATACAGTCCCGAGGCCGTGCTAGAATGAAAAATTCAGACTACATATTAATGGTTGAGAg AGGGGATTCAGCTACACGTTCTCGACTTGAGAAATACCTTGCTAGTGTGGATATTATGAGGAAGGAGTCCTTGAGACATTCTTCCCTTCCATGTGACCCTTTTGAAGGTGATGACTTTGATAAGGAAGCTTATCATGTTGCAAGCACTGGAGCCGTTGCAAATCTTAGTTCTAGCATCAGTTTGGTATACTTGTACTGCTCACGCCTCCCTGCAGATGG ATACTTTAAACCGACTCCAAGGTGGGACAAAGAAACTGGAACGTTGTGTCTTCCAAAGAGCTGTCCTCTACAGCCTATTCGTGTAGTTGGTGACAAAAAACTCTTAAAGAATATTGCATGCCTTGAAGCTTGCAAACAACTTCACAAGATAGGAGCTCTGAATGATAATCTTGTTCCTGATATTGTCATTAAGGCAGCAGAGGTTGAAGAATTTG GGAATGAACCTTATGATGATATCCAACCAACTTACGTCCCATTTGGATTGGTAAGTTGTGTGTCAACTAACAGTCACACAATATACCACTGTTATTTGATGCAACTCAGTCAAAATTTTAGCTATGATATCTTTGTGGAAGATATTTTTCTTGCTATGAGAATTGAGCTGGATCCAGAAATTGTGTGCTCCCAATTTGATATGGGTTTTGACAGAGGTAGTGTGTCTGTAAAGTTAAAATACAAAGGAACCATTAATCTTTCGCAAGATGAG GTTCTTTTGTGTAAAAATTTCCAGGTCACGTTGCTTAGAATTCTCATACATCATGATATGAACGAGTTGCCAATTGGTTTGGACAAAAGCTATCTGCAAGATGATGTTGGTATTGACTATCTTTTGCTTCCAGCTATTGGGAAAGGGGAGAAATCACTTGTTAATTGGTTAGCTATCAATTCTGTAAATGCATCTAAAGTTACGTGCACGTATCATCAACCCCACATTAGGACAAAAAGTGGTCTAGTGTGCACTTGTAAACTACAGAATGCATTGGTTTGCACTTCCCATGCTAGTGGTAAGAATTATTTCTATATCACCACCGGTGTAATGGAATTAGATGGAAACTCGCCTTTGGAACTAAGGGTCGGTGGATTCAcaacatacaaaaattattatgaacaaca TCACGGTATATCATTGCAATTTGAACATCAGCAGCTGCTTAAAGCAAGACACAATTTTCAGGCTAAAAATTATTGTGATGGACTCAAACAGAGTAAAGAACGAG AAGCAAGCAAGGCCTTTGTTGAATTACCTCCTGAACTGTGTTCTATAATCATGTCTCCAATAAAAGATAGTATCATTTATACCTTCTCATTTATTCCATCAATCATGCATCGGATTGAATCATTGCTTGCAGCTTTCAACTTAAAAAAGATGCATTTGGATCATTGCGCGCAGAATGAAACTCAAATAGTGAAG GTGTTAGAGGCAATAACTTCTAAAAGATGCAATGAATCTTTCCATTACGAATCTCTAGAGACTCTTGGAGattcttttctaaaatatgCTGCGAGTAAGAAACTTTATGAAACCTATGAAAGTGACCATGAAGGTCTGCTAAGTGTTAGAAGGGCAAAGATGATTTCTAACGCTGCACTCTGCAAGTTAGGCTGCAGTTCAGGCCTTCCG GGTTTCATACGAAATGAACCATTTGATCCTCATTCCTGGATAATTCCCGGTGATAAATCTGGGAGTTTTAAAATAGAAGAGTTGATTATCAAAGggaaacaaatttatatttctgggaaaagaaaattaaaacgaaaGCTTATCGCAGATGTAGTTGAGGCACTAATTGGTGCCTTCCTAAGCACTGGTGGTGAGAAGGCTGCATTGTTGTTCATGGATTGGGTTGGtattaaagtgaattttaataaagtaCCCTACGAGAGGCACTTTGACATTCTACCGGAGAAACTGATTAATGTCAGCCATTTAGAATCACAACTGAATTACTCATTCCATGACAGTTCTCTTTTAGTGGAAGCTCTGACCCATGGTTCTTACGTGTTGCCTGAAGTTCGTAGATGTTATCAG AGACTAGAATTTCTTGGAGATTCAGTATTGGATTATCTGATTACTTGGCACTTGTACAAAAAATATCCTGGCATGTCACCTGGGCAGTTAACTGACATGAGATCAGCTTCTGTGAATAACGATTGTTATGCATGGTCTGCCATTAAGCATGGTTTGCACAAACATGTACTCCATACCTCACAAGAACTTCATAAGCATATTTCTATATCACTAAACAGTTTTGATAAGTTGTCTTCATCCTCAACTTTTGGGTACGAGTCAGAGATATCACTTCCTAAG GTGCTTGGAGACATTATAGAGTCTTTGGCTGGAGCGATTCTAGTTGATTCAGGATACAATAAAGAGGTAGTGTGGGAAAGCATAAGGCCACTTTTGGAACCTCTTGTCACACCAGATACATTGAAGCTCCACCCCATCAGAGAGTTGCAAGAATtgatacaaaaaagaaattataatattctACAAAAGGATGTGAAGCGAAAAGATGGCGTGACCACTTATATAATGGAGGTTGAAGCTGATGGAATCATTCATCACTATGAATATCTCGGTCATGCTCTTAAGGACACAGCCAAGAAGATAGTCTACAAGGAAATTTTGAATTCCTTGAAGGAAGAACAGTTATAA
- the LOC106758317 gene encoding endoribonuclease Dicer homolog 2 isoform X1, giving the protein MESMLSLSVHGREKRKREDTESADQRDKKAMEGALSMAIHPHTKQQKITRDVLPLARSYQLEALDKAIRENTIVYLETGSGKTLIAIMLLRSYAHHFRKPSPFIAVFLVPQVVLVSQQAEAVKMHTDLKVGVYWGEKGVDFWDAATWKQEMDKHEVLIMTPVILLNCLRHSFLKLNMIKVLIMDECHHARGRHPYARIMTEFYHHQLHSGSSDLPRIFGMTASPIKTKVGKSESSLSENIRKLMTLMHSKVYTCASEAVITEFIPTSTPKLKFYDENGIQFVLFEEIASKLKMLKDQHELTLESSDFTRSAAESAQKRITKMFDALIFSLGELGVWLALKAADSLSSSEFDSFSWGPSGDKVAKNFILACIDTLKSYLQCDAKWSIGDNIKFDLEMGLLTSKVCCLIDSILDYRVLRDMRCIIFVERIITAVVLEDLFNTLLPKYNNWKTKFIAGHNFRLKNQSRNKQNEIVEEFRMGLVNIIVATSILEEGIDVQSCNVVIRFDPSPTVCSFIQSRGRARMKNSDYILMVERGDSATRSRLEKYLASVDIMRKESLRHSSLPCDPFEGDDFDKEAYHVASTGAVANLSSSISLVYLYCSRLPADGYFKPTPRWDKETGTLCLPKSCPLQPIRVVGDKKLLKNIACLEACKQLHKIGALNDNLVPDIVIKAAEVEEFGNEPYDDIQPTYVPFGLVSCVSTNSHTIYHCYLMQLSQNFSYDIFVEDIFLAMRIELDPEIVCSQFDMGFDRGSVSVKLKYKGTINLSQDEVLLCKNFQVTLLRILIHHDMNELPIGLDKSYLQDDVGIDYLLLPAIGKGEKSLVNWLAINSVNASKVTCTYHQPHIRTKSGLVCTCKLQNALVCTSHASGKNYFYITTGVMELDGNSPLELRVGGFTTYKNYYEQHHGISLQFEHQQLLKARHNFQAKNYCDGLKQSKEREASKAFVELPPELCSIIMSPIKDSIIYTFSFIPSIMHRIESLLAAFNLKKMHLDHCAQNETQIVKVCTIAHCYNLVLEAITSKRCNESFHYESLETLGDSFLKYAASKKLYETYESDHEGLLSVRRAKMISNAALCKLGCSSGLPGFIRNEPFDPHSWIIPGDKSGSFKIEELIIKGKQIYISGKRKLKRKLIADVVEALIGAFLSTGGEKAALLFMDWVGIKVNFNKVPYERHFDILPEKLINVSHLESQLNYSFHDSSLLVEALTHGSYVLPEVRRCYQRLEFLGDSVLDYLITWHLYKKYPGMSPGQLTDMRSASVNNDCYAWSAIKHGLHKHVLHTSQELHKHISISLNSFDKLSSSSTFGYESEISLPKVLGDIIESLAGAILVDSGYNKEVVWESIRPLLEPLVTPDTLKLHPIRELQELIQKRNYNILQKDVKRKDGVTTYIMEVEADGIIHHYEYLGHALKDTAKKIVYKEILNSLKEEQL; this is encoded by the exons CAAGCTGAAGCTGTGAAAATGCATACCGATTTGAAAGTGGGTGTGTATTGGGGAGAAAAGGGAGTTGACTTCTGGGATGCAGCGACATGGAAACAAGAAATGGATAAACACgag GTGCTTATCATGACTCCTGTAATATTGCTCAACTGTTTGAGGCACAGCTTCCTCAAACTGAATATGATTAAGGTTTTGATAATGGATGAATGCCATCATGCTAGGGGTAGACACCCTTATGCCCGCATCATGACT GAGTTTTATCATCATCAGTTACATTCTGGTAGCTCTGACCTCCCTCGAATTTTTGGTATGACTGCATCCCCAATTAAGACGAAAG TTGGAAAATCTGAATCATCCTTGTCAGAGAATATTCGGAAACTAATGACTCTAATGCATTCGAAG GTATATACATGTGCAAGTGAAGCTGTCATCACTGAGTTCATACCAACGTCAAcaccaaaattgaaattttacgATGAGAATGGAATTCAATTTgtattatttgaagaaataGCGTCTAAGCTCAAGATGTTAAAAGATCAG CATGAACTCACTCTAGAAAGTTCAGATTTCACTAGATCAGCTGCTGAGTCTGcacaaaaaagaataacaaagaTGTTTGATGCTTTGATATTTAGTCTGGGCGAGCTTGGTGTTTGGTTGGCTTTGAAG GCTGCTGATTCTTTATCTTCTAGTGAATTTGATTCGTTTTCATGGGGACCCTCTGGGGATAAAGTTgctaaaaactttattttggcGTGTATAGACACACTAAAAAGTTACTTGCAATGTG ATGCTAAGTGGTCTATTGGTGACAATATTAAATTCGATTTGGAGATGGGGCTGTTGACCTCCAAAGTTTGCTGTCTTATAGACTCTATACTTGATTACAG GGTTTTGAGAGACATGAGATGCATAATTTTTGTTGAAAGGATCATTACCGCCGTTGTACTTGAAGATTTATTCAATACCTTGCTTCCAAAGTACAATAACTGGAAGACTAAATTCATTGCTGGACACAACTTTAGATTGAAAAATCAGTCAAGGAATAAACAGAATGAAATTGTGGAAGAATTTCGAATGGGATTG GTCAACATCATTGTTGCAACATCAATTCTTGAAGAGGGTATAGATGTTCAAAGTTGCAATGTAGTTATTAGATTTGATCCATCTCCTACAGTGTGCAGTTTCATACAGTCCCGAGGCCGTGCTAGAATGAAAAATTCAGACTACATATTAATGGTTGAGAg AGGGGATTCAGCTACACGTTCTCGACTTGAGAAATACCTTGCTAGTGTGGATATTATGAGGAAGGAGTCCTTGAGACATTCTTCCCTTCCATGTGACCCTTTTGAAGGTGATGACTTTGATAAGGAAGCTTATCATGTTGCAAGCACTGGAGCCGTTGCAAATCTTAGTTCTAGCATCAGTTTGGTATACTTGTACTGCTCACGCCTCCCTGCAGATGG ATACTTTAAACCGACTCCAAGGTGGGACAAAGAAACTGGAACGTTGTGTCTTCCAAAGAGCTGTCCTCTACAGCCTATTCGTGTAGTTGGTGACAAAAAACTCTTAAAGAATATTGCATGCCTTGAAGCTTGCAAACAACTTCACAAGATAGGAGCTCTGAATGATAATCTTGTTCCTGATATTGTCATTAAGGCAGCAGAGGTTGAAGAATTTG GGAATGAACCTTATGATGATATCCAACCAACTTACGTCCCATTTGGATTGGTAAGTTGTGTGTCAACTAACAGTCACACAATATACCACTGTTATTTGATGCAACTCAGTCAAAATTTTAGCTATGATATCTTTGTGGAAGATATTTTTCTTGCTATGAGAATTGAGCTGGATCCAGAAATTGTGTGCTCCCAATTTGATATGGGTTTTGACAGAGGTAGTGTGTCTGTAAAGTTAAAATACAAAGGAACCATTAATCTTTCGCAAGATGAG GTTCTTTTGTGTAAAAATTTCCAGGTCACGTTGCTTAGAATTCTCATACATCATGATATGAACGAGTTGCCAATTGGTTTGGACAAAAGCTATCTGCAAGATGATGTTGGTATTGACTATCTTTTGCTTCCAGCTATTGGGAAAGGGGAGAAATCACTTGTTAATTGGTTAGCTATCAATTCTGTAAATGCATCTAAAGTTACGTGCACGTATCATCAACCCCACATTAGGACAAAAAGTGGTCTAGTGTGCACTTGTAAACTACAGAATGCATTGGTTTGCACTTCCCATGCTAGTGGTAAGAATTATTTCTATATCACCACCGGTGTAATGGAATTAGATGGAAACTCGCCTTTGGAACTAAGGGTCGGTGGATTCAcaacatacaaaaattattatgaacaaca TCACGGTATATCATTGCAATTTGAACATCAGCAGCTGCTTAAAGCAAGACACAATTTTCAGGCTAAAAATTATTGTGATGGACTCAAACAGAGTAAAGAACGAG AAGCAAGCAAGGCCTTTGTTGAATTACCTCCTGAACTGTGTTCTATAATCATGTCTCCAATAAAAGATAGTATCATTTATACCTTCTCATTTATTCCATCAATCATGCATCGGATTGAATCATTGCTTGCAGCTTTCAACTTAAAAAAGATGCATTTGGATCATTGCGCGCAGAATGAAACTCAAATAGTGAAGGTGTGTACAATTGCTCACTGTTACAATCTG GTGTTAGAGGCAATAACTTCTAAAAGATGCAATGAATCTTTCCATTACGAATCTCTAGAGACTCTTGGAGattcttttctaaaatatgCTGCGAGTAAGAAACTTTATGAAACCTATGAAAGTGACCATGAAGGTCTGCTAAGTGTTAGAAGGGCAAAGATGATTTCTAACGCTGCACTCTGCAAGTTAGGCTGCAGTTCAGGCCTTCCG GGTTTCATACGAAATGAACCATTTGATCCTCATTCCTGGATAATTCCCGGTGATAAATCTGGGAGTTTTAAAATAGAAGAGTTGATTATCAAAGggaaacaaatttatatttctgggaaaagaaaattaaaacgaaaGCTTATCGCAGATGTAGTTGAGGCACTAATTGGTGCCTTCCTAAGCACTGGTGGTGAGAAGGCTGCATTGTTGTTCATGGATTGGGTTGGtattaaagtgaattttaataaagtaCCCTACGAGAGGCACTTTGACATTCTACCGGAGAAACTGATTAATGTCAGCCATTTAGAATCACAACTGAATTACTCATTCCATGACAGTTCTCTTTTAGTGGAAGCTCTGACCCATGGTTCTTACGTGTTGCCTGAAGTTCGTAGATGTTATCAG AGACTAGAATTTCTTGGAGATTCAGTATTGGATTATCTGATTACTTGGCACTTGTACAAAAAATATCCTGGCATGTCACCTGGGCAGTTAACTGACATGAGATCAGCTTCTGTGAATAACGATTGTTATGCATGGTCTGCCATTAAGCATGGTTTGCACAAACATGTACTCCATACCTCACAAGAACTTCATAAGCATATTTCTATATCACTAAACAGTTTTGATAAGTTGTCTTCATCCTCAACTTTTGGGTACGAGTCAGAGATATCACTTCCTAAG GTGCTTGGAGACATTATAGAGTCTTTGGCTGGAGCGATTCTAGTTGATTCAGGATACAATAAAGAGGTAGTGTGGGAAAGCATAAGGCCACTTTTGGAACCTCTTGTCACACCAGATACATTGAAGCTCCACCCCATCAGAGAGTTGCAAGAATtgatacaaaaaagaaattataatattctACAAAAGGATGTGAAGCGAAAAGATGGCGTGACCACTTATATAATGGAGGTTGAAGCTGATGGAATCATTCATCACTATGAATATCTCGGTCATGCTCTTAAGGACACAGCCAAGAAGATAGTCTACAAGGAAATTTTGAATTCCTTGAAGGAAGAACAGTTATAA